One part of the Mycobacterium marinum genome encodes these proteins:
- a CDS encoding TVP38/TMEM64 family protein produces the protein MTDTATDPAPPTASRGRHLVRLALFAGFLLGMFYLVAVARVIDIAGIRSAITATGPLAPLAYVVMSTVLGAVFVPGPILAAGSGVLFGPVLGTFVTLGATVGTAVVASLLGRRAGRDSARVLLGTDRANRLDARIERQGLWAVVGQRFIPGISDALASYTFGAFGVPLWQMILGSLIGSAPRAFVYTALGATIMNLSSWLAYAAIAVWCVTAIVGAVTARREYRKWRERASDPAPAESA, from the coding sequence ATGACCGACACCGCGACCGATCCTGCGCCCCCAACCGCCAGCCGGGGGCGTCACCTGGTGCGGCTCGCGCTGTTCGCCGGGTTCCTGCTCGGGATGTTCTATCTGGTTGCCGTGGCCCGTGTCATCGACATCGCGGGGATCCGTAGCGCGATCACGGCGACGGGCCCCCTGGCGCCGCTGGCGTATGTCGTGATGTCGACCGTCCTCGGCGCGGTGTTCGTCCCGGGTCCGATCCTGGCGGCCGGCAGCGGCGTGCTGTTCGGCCCGGTACTGGGCACATTCGTGACCCTAGGCGCGACGGTGGGCACCGCGGTGGTCGCCAGCCTGCTCGGCCGACGCGCGGGCCGGGACAGCGCCCGTGTCCTGCTGGGCACCGACCGCGCCAATCGTCTCGATGCACGGATCGAACGTCAGGGGCTGTGGGCGGTGGTTGGCCAGCGCTTCATCCCCGGCATCTCGGACGCACTGGCCTCCTACACCTTCGGGGCCTTCGGGGTACCGCTGTGGCAGATGATCCTCGGGTCGCTCATCGGATCTGCGCCGCGCGCGTTCGTCTACACCGCACTGGGTGCCACCATCATGAACCTGTCGTCCTGGCTGGCGTACGCGGCCATCGCCGTCTGGTGCGTGACCGCGATCGTCGGGGCAGTCACCGCGCGGCGCGAGTACCGCAAGTGGCGTGAGCGCGCGAGCGACCCGGCGCCGGCCGAGTCGGCCTAG
- a CDS encoding ribonuclease T2 family protein, giving the protein MDRSPPPSKQPGNSSSSLLVMTWGPSLCRVERNNSGCRSGHVEKLGRALILHGLWPQPPTEQFCDVPKADEGRARDHLRDTDIASLDLPQDVQSKLQSMMSDIKAMVPHEWYAHGSCSGVTPAVYFSDAVTLADQLGRILDPVFEKAQGRQLSLGTIRERIDAELGDGAGERVSLTCRDVDKKEIVVYEVQLSLPPVAELSATQSTLSLQDLLFKGPTISAQCLRGRVP; this is encoded by the coding sequence GTGGACCGCTCGCCGCCACCCTCCAAACAACCCGGCAACAGCAGCTCGAGCCTGCTCGTGATGACCTGGGGCCCCAGCCTGTGCCGGGTGGAGCGCAACAACTCCGGATGCAGATCCGGTCACGTCGAGAAGTTGGGGCGGGCATTGATCCTGCACGGGCTCTGGCCCCAACCCCCAACCGAACAGTTCTGCGACGTGCCAAAGGCGGACGAAGGTCGGGCTCGTGACCATCTACGCGATACCGACATCGCGTCGCTGGATCTGCCGCAGGACGTGCAATCGAAGTTGCAGTCGATGATGTCGGACATCAAGGCCATGGTGCCCCACGAGTGGTATGCGCATGGCAGCTGTTCCGGCGTCACACCGGCGGTCTACTTCAGCGATGCCGTGACACTCGCCGACCAGCTCGGCAGGATCCTCGATCCGGTGTTCGAGAAGGCGCAGGGCCGGCAATTGTCGCTCGGCACGATACGCGAGCGCATCGATGCCGAACTGGGCGACGGGGCGGGCGAGCGCGTCAGTCTCACCTGCCGCGATGTCGACAAGAAAGAGATCGTCGTCTACGAGGTGCAACTGTCGCTTCCTCCCGTCGCCGAACTTAGCGCCACCCAGAGCACCCTGTCGCTGCAAGACTTGCTCTTCAAAGGCCCAACGATATCCGCCCAATGCCTGCGTGGACGTGTGCCGTGA